In Desulfuromonadales bacterium, the genomic window GATCGGCTCGACCGCCCGCTCGCGCAGCAGTTGCTTGGTTGTTTTCAATTCATCGGCAGTGCGTGGCACGTGACCGCACATGTACGTTACGGGCGCTGTTGCCTCGGCGTCCATTTCGAGGTCATTCTTGCTGATGACCTCTCCCTGGGCGAGGACCACGGCCCGCTCAATAATATTTTCCAGTTCGCGGACATTTCCCGGGAACGGATAGGTCTCCAGCCATTCGATGACCTCCGGCTCCACGCCGCGCACCTCTTTGCCGGTCTCCTCGGCAAACTTTTTGAGAAAATGACCGATCAACAGCCGCAGATCTCCTTTCCGTTCCCGTAACGGCGGCAGGTCAACGGGAATGATGTTGAGACGGAAGAAAAGATCCTCCCGGAATTCCCCCTTGCTCACCAGCGTTCGCAAGTCACGGTTCGTGGCAGCGATCAGCCGAATGTTGATGGAGACCGGCTGGGTGCCGCCGATTGGCATAACCACCCTCTCCTGAAGGACACGCAGCAACTTGGCCTGGGTCGTCAGGCTGAGATTGGCGATTTCGTCGAGGAACAGGGTGCCGCCATCGGCAACCTTGAAAAGCCCGGCTTTGCTCTGTACTGCACCAGTGAATGAACCCTTGACGTGGCCGAACAGTTCGCTCTCGAGAAGGTTCTCAGCCAGGGCTGTACAGTCGAGGGCGACAAACGCCTGGTGGCGGCGGTTCCCCTGGCGGTGAATGGCCTGGGCCACCAACTCCTTGCCGGTGCCGCTTTCGCCGGTAATCAGCACCGTGCTGTCCGTACCGGCCACCTGGATGATCCGGTGGTAGACTTTCTGCATCTCACGGCTGGTGCCGATGAAACCGTTGAATCCCTGGCTTTCCTGGAGTTCTTTCTGCAGGCAGATGTCTTCGACGAGTATTGCCCGCTGGTGGAGAGCCTGGCTGATTTTTTCAAGGAGGTGCACCGGTGTGAACGGCTTGGCTATGTAGTCTGCGGCTCCGTTTTTCAAAGCTTCGACGGCGGTGTCGACAGTAGAGTAGCCGGTGATCATGATAATGGGTACTTGCGGCTGCAGAACACGGATGGCCTTAAGGACTTCGATGCCGCTCATCCCCGGCATTTTTACATCACTGACGACCAGATCGAAATTCTCCGTCTGCATACGCTCGAGGGCCAGGCGTCCCTGGGCAAATGTTTCCACCTGGTAGCCGGCTTCTCCGAGAATTCGCTTCAATCCTTCACGAATGACGGTTTCGTCATCAACGACAAGTATCTTCAACGTGTTTGACCCGTGCCCTTCCACAATGTGCACTCCTTCTGCCGAGCCCTCTGCCAAGCCGTCGCCTAAATAGTTAATTGATTTTAACTTTACCTGCCAACCGGCACCGCTGTCAAGGGGAACCGCAGCAATCATCCCGCCTGCATGAAATTTTTATACAGTCGTATAGATATTTTATAAAGTTCGATAAAACGATAGCTTATCTGCGTATACCACTTCCTGGCCCGGCCGTGCTGCATGCCCCGCTCATACACCCGGCGCCGTCCCAGCCCCCCGCCGCTTCCCCCTCCACTCGTCGAAAACCCAATGATACAGGCATGTTGTGAGTAAATTAAAATAAATCTAATTAATTGGCACCGCCCATGCACTATCCCAAGGCAAAGGAAAGAAGGTTTGCCCATCGAAAAGGAGGACGCCATGAAAACCACACGGAAACTGATGCTGGCCGCTCTCGTACTGGGAAGTTCAACCGTGGCGCATGCCGCTGGCGGCGCCGGTTCGGAGCTGGGTTTCGGCACCTTCCTTTTCCTGGGGTTCCTCGCCCTGATCCTGGTCTTCCAGATGGTGCCGGGGCTGATTCTGTTCTTCTCCATGCTCAAGGGCCTCTTCGCCCCGCTCTCCGGCAAGCCGAGCGCGCCGTTGGCGGGCGGCAAGTCCGAGAAGTCCCTGTAGGGCGAGCGTGAGCCGAGGCGGCCGAACCCCTGCCGATGGAGGGCAGCGACATGATGGAACTTCTCATCGCCGACGGGAACAGCGAATCCCGCAAAAAGATGGCGCAGCTCTGCATCGAGGCCGGCTACAGCGTGAGTGTGGCCGCCTCGGCGGCCGCCGCCCTCGGCAGCCTGCTGAAGAAGGAGGTGCAGGTGGTGCTGCTCGGCGGGGAGTTCGACGAGCTGCCGGCGATCGAGCTGATTCCCCTGCTCAAGCGCTGCCAGCCGCATGTCAGCATCATCCTGGTGAGCGGGGAGCTGCCGCTGCCGCTGCTGCGCAAGGCGAGGGCGGCCGGCATCTTCTACCACGCGCTGCGGCCGAGCGGGCCGGGCGACGAGGAGGAGATCCGCCAGGCGGTGCGCTGCGCCTTTGCAACGCTCAAGTCCGAGCCTCTTTTGCGGTGTGCCG contains:
- a CDS encoding sigma-54 dependent transcriptional regulator — protein: MKILVVDDETVIREGLKRILGEAGYQVETFAQGRLALERMQTENFDLVVSDVKMPGMSGIEVLKAIRVLQPQVPIIMITGYSTVDTAVEALKNGAADYIAKPFTPVHLLEKISQALHQRAILVEDICLQKELQESQGFNGFIGTSREMQKVYHRIIQVAGTDSTVLITGESGTGKELVAQAIHRQGNRRHQAFVALDCTALAENLLESELFGHVKGSFTGAVQSKAGLFKVADGGTLFLDEIANLSLTTQAKLLRVLQERVVMPIGGTQPVSINIRLIAATNRDLRTLVSKGEFREDLFFRLNIIPVDLPPLRERKGDLRLLIGHFLKKFAEETGKEVRGVEPEVIEWLETYPFPGNVRELENIIERAVVLAQGEVISKNDLEMDAEATAPVTYMCGHVPRTADELKTTKQLLRERAVEPIERAFVLDALRRNSWNVTRAAEEVGMLRPNFQAMLKKQGISARLRSDD